The genomic region TATAGTTGCTCCTGGAGTTGGGCAAGATATAGAAACTGTTACCGGTTCACTATATGTTCCTCCTTGAGGATTAATAATAGGAGTAGCTACCTTTGAGATATTATAAACAGATGTAATAACATTTGAATTGTTTAACCCCGACTTTATAGCTATTGCCTTTATTGTTGTATTAACTAATACATCAATAGGACCTGTATATGTTTGGCCATTGATAGGATCACTGCCATCTATAGTATATTTAATAGTAGCAGAAGGTGTAGCACAAGATATTGATACTGTTTGACTATTATTATAAGTCCCTCCAGTAGGAGAGAATGATGGATCAGATGCTTTTAATATATAGAATGCCGAAGTTATTTCAGAATTATCTAAACCACTTTTGAAAGCAATAGCCTTTATTTGCGTTGAAGAAGTAATCTGAATTGGATTACTATAAGTTGTTCCATTTGTTTCTGAAGGATCACTCCCATCTGTAGTATATTTTATAGTTGCTCCTTCAGTTACACAGTTAATTTCCAATGTAATATAATCATTATATGTCCCTCCACTTAAACTAAAAGAAGGTGTAGCAACTTTTGTAAAATAATATATTTCTTGAACTATATTGGATGGTGTCATTCCTTCTTTGTAAGCTATAACTTTTAAATTTGTATCAGAGCCAATTTGTAGAGGTAATGTATAAACATTTCCATATGTTGGAGAAGGATCAGTACCATCCATAGTATATTTTATAGTTGCTCCTGGAGTTGGACATGAAATAGTTATAGTTTGTGTACTGTTATAGGTAGCCCCTTTAGGTGATATACTTATTGGAGCTACTTTTAAAATGGTGAATGTAGCACTTACAACCTCAGAACTTTTCATTAAATCTCTATAGGCAATTGCTCTTATAGTAGTAGTTGTTGTTATTTCAATCGGTTGATTGTAAATAATACCATAAGAAGGAGATGGGGGTGATCCATCAAGAGTATATCTTATAGTTGCATCAGTTGTTGGGCAATAAATTGTAACATATAGATAATCATTAAAAGTCCCACCCTCAGGAGTAAATATAGGAGCACTTACTTTTGGTATAACTTCCCTACAACTCGCAAAAAAGAATAAATAAATGATTACAGTCAGAAGAAATATAGTATTAATGATTTTTTTCATAAAAACCTCCTTTTATTTTTAATTTTTTATTATATGATTTTTTATTAACCTATTCTTTATCATTTAATTTTACTATTTAATTTTTTTACTTTTTTTATTTTACTTTTTTAATAGTAAATAAAACTTAAATTACATAATATAAAAATTTTTTAAATGAAATTTTTATAAAAATTTAAAATAGTTTAAACTGTCTATGTTCCTCAAGAAACTAGAAATAATAAAAAAAGATTAAAAAATAAAAAATCAGTAAATAAAATTTAATAATTACTTAAGTATGATTATTAAATAATAGAAAATTTTGAATGAGTTTTGAAATAAATATTTATAATAATAATATTATATATTTTATTATAATTCAAATTATATTAATGTCAACTTTAAATTAAAATTTTTTTTAAAATTTTCTTATCAATTTATTTTAATAAATTATTTATCCTATTTGTTAAAAATTAATTAAATATTTATTTTTATTTATTAAAATTTAAAATTAAGATATAAAAAAATTTTATACTTAAATAAAATGATTATTTGATTTTCATATTGACAAAAAATAAAAAATGATATATTTTATTAATTGTTCAATTGAGCATATATTCAAATATTAAAAATTAAGAAAAAAATATGAAAAACAATAATTTTGAAATTTGTAAAAATGTAATAATCCATAATGATTTAGTCTCAAAAGCCAAAAAAAATATGCCAAATGATCAATTAATCTCAGAAATAAGTGAATTTTTTAAGGTTTTCAGTGATCCTACAAGATTAAAAATAGTAAATACTTTATTCTATTCAGAAATGTGCGTCTGTGATATAGCTTCTGTTTTAGGAATGAATATTTCAGCAATTTCGCATCAACTAAGATTACTAAAACAAGCAAATCTTGTAAAATATAGAAAAGATGGAAAAGTAGTTTATTATTCTCTTAAAGATAACCATGTTAAACAAATTTATAAACAGGGATTTTTGCATATTACAGAAAAAAAGGAGTAATTTTTATGAATAAATTTAAATTAGAAAATTTAGATTGCCCAAAATGTGCTTATAAATTAGAGGAATCTCTTAAAAAATTGAAATTTGTAAAATCAGTTTCTATAGATTTTGCTACTCTTTCTATACTTATTGACACCTCTGATATCAAAAAAGTTCAAAAAGAGATTGATAAAATAGAACCTGGAGTAAAAATAATAATTTCAAAAAAAGAAGAAAATGAGATTTATGAAAGTTTCAATCCCAAAAAAGAACTAACTTTTATCTCAATAATATTTGTTTTTTATTTATTAGGATTAATTTTTAATAAACAAATGGAAACTATACCTTATCACATTCCTGAGTACATTTTATTTTTAACTATTTATATATTATCAGGATGGAAAGTTATATTAAAAGCAGTAAAAAACCTTTTTAAAGGCGGTATTTTTAATGAAAATTTTTTGATGACAATTGCTACATTAGGAGCAATAGCTATTCATGAATTGCCAGAAGCTTCAGGGGTTATGCTATTCTACAAAGTTGGCGAATTTCTTCAAGATTTATCTGTAAATAGATCAAGAAAATTAATAAAATCTCTACTTGAAATAAAACCTAATTATGCAAATTTAGTTACTTCAAACGAAGTAAAAAAGGTATCACCAGAAGAAGTTAAAATAGGGGACAAAGTAATTGTTAAACCTGGAGAAAAGATTCCTTTAGATGGAATTGTAGTTTCTGGAAACACTCAGGTTGACACATCTGCATTAACAGGTGAATCTAAACAAAAAGTTATTAAAGAAAGGGATACAGTACTAGCTGGAATGATTAACAAATCGGGATTAATAACAATGGAAGTAACTAAACCTTTCAATGAGTCTTCAATTAATAAAATCTTGGAATTAGTTGAAAATGCAATACATAAAAAAGCTAAAACAGAAAGATTTTTTACTAAATTTGCAAAATATTATACACCTATAATTGTAATAATAGCTTTATTAACTGCTATTTTACCTCCACTTTTAATTCCAGACCAAAGTTTTATAAAGTGGATCTATCGTTCTTTAGTTATTCTTGTCATATCATGTCCATGTGCACTTGTAGTTAGTATTCCTCTTGCTTATTTTAGTGGTATTGGTGGTGCTTCTAAAAAGGGAATATTAATAAAAGGCTCAAATTACCTTGATGCATTAAATTCAGTAAAAACTATAGTTTTTGATAAAACAGGAACAATAACTAAAGGTGTGTTTAAAGTTACCGATATTGTTCCTTACAATGGTTATACTAAGGAACAACTTTTAGAAATATCTGCAGAAGCAGAATTTAGCTCAAATCATCCAATTGCTCTATCTATAAAAGAATCATATGGCAAAGAAATAGATATAAATATCATTCAAGAATTTCACGAAATTGGTGGACAAGGTATAAAAGCTAAAATTAATAACAAAATTGTACTTATTGGTAATGACCATTTAATGCATGAATATAACATAGATCATGACACTTGTCATATTTCAGGAACTATTGCTCATGTTGCAATAGATAATAAATATGCTGGATACATTATAATTAGTGATGAAATTAAAAATGATTCTATTGAAGCTGTTAATAAGTTAAAAAGTTTAGGAATTAAGAATTTAATTATGTTAACAGGTGATAATAAAGATATAGCTGATGAAGTATCTAGAAAAATTGGTATAAAAGAATATTATGCTGAACTATTACCAGAGAATAAAGTTTCTATTTTAGAAAAATTAATGAATCAAAAAGATAAAAAAGATAAAATTATTTTTGTTGGTGATGGTATCAATGATGCCCCCGTTCTTGCAAGAGCTGATATTGGGATATCCATGGGAAACCTTGGTTCAGATGCTGCCATTGAAACTTCCGATATTGTAATTATGGATGATTCTCTAACCAAAATTTCTGAAGCAATTAAAATAGCTAAAAAAACAAAGATAATCCTAATTCAAAATATAATTTTCGCTCTTGGAATAAAAGTTTTATTTATATTTTTAGGGTTCATAGGAATAGCTACAATGTGGGAAGCAGTTTTTGGAGATATGGGGGTAGCAATAATAGCAATATTTAATTCAACAAGAGCATTAAAAGATTAAGAAATTATTTTTACAAGATCATAAAAGATATTAAATTTTTTTTCTAATATAATTTTATAAACAAAATTATTATTAATTAAGTTATAAAATTCCCATTTGTTGATTTTATTAAATTTATCAAATTCACCTACATTTTTCATTGATTGAAAATAGAAGTTAACATTCCCTTTTATTTTTGAAAATAGGTATATCAAGAAATCTTTATTAAAAACCGGAGAAAATATTGTTGACCTTAAAATGATTCTATTTCTATTAATTTGCTGATCTAAAAGATTATTTATAAAATCAATTAATTTTTCAATATGAAAATAAAAATCCTTATTTTTTAAACTTCCTTCATAAAATTTTTGATCTCCTTTTATATCAATAGCAATCTTATCTAAAGAAATGTCTTTACTCTGAATCATTTCCCCTAATTTATCAAGAAAAACACCATTTGTATCAAGTTTTATTTTTAAATCTTTTCTGATATTTTTTATCTCTTTTATAAAAGATGGTAATATTCTCCAATGAACTAAAGGTTCTCCACCAGATAAAACAACTGCAGTTATAAAGTTTTTTCTCATTTTAATAAATGAGAGCGCATATTCAATATCAAAGTTTCCCTCTTTCTCCTTTATAAGTTCTCTGTTATGACAATAAAAACAGTTTAAGTTACATCCTTGAAAAAAAATAACAGATGCAATTTCCCCTGGATAATCATTTAAAGAAAGTGGTAAAATTCCGGCTATTATTTTTTTTTTAAATTTTCTACTTTCTATTTCAAATTCATTTCGATTCATATTATTTACTTTTAATATATTAATTTTCAAAAAAAATTATATTTAAATAGATTCTTTATAGATGATGGTTTCATA from Spirochaetota bacterium harbors:
- a CDS encoding metalloregulator ArsR/SmtB family transcription factor; translation: MKNNNFEICKNVIIHNDLVSKAKKNMPNDQLISEISEFFKVFSDPTRLKIVNTLFYSEMCVCDIASVLGMNISAISHQLRLLKQANLVKYRKDGKVVYYSLKDNHVKQIYKQGFLHITEKKE
- a CDS encoding heavy metal translocating P-type ATPase, which translates into the protein MNKFKLENLDCPKCAYKLEESLKKLKFVKSVSIDFATLSILIDTSDIKKVQKEIDKIEPGVKIIISKKEENEIYESFNPKKELTFISIIFVFYLLGLIFNKQMETIPYHIPEYILFLTIYILSGWKVILKAVKNLFKGGIFNENFLMTIATLGAIAIHELPEASGVMLFYKVGEFLQDLSVNRSRKLIKSLLEIKPNYANLVTSNEVKKVSPEEVKIGDKVIVKPGEKIPLDGIVVSGNTQVDTSALTGESKQKVIKERDTVLAGMINKSGLITMEVTKPFNESSINKILELVENAIHKKAKTERFFTKFAKYYTPIIVIIALLTAILPPLLIPDQSFIKWIYRSLVILVISCPCALVVSIPLAYFSGIGGASKKGILIKGSNYLDALNSVKTIVFDKTGTITKGVFKVTDIVPYNGYTKEQLLEISAEAEFSSNHPIALSIKESYGKEIDINIIQEFHEIGGQGIKAKINNKIVLIGNDHLMHEYNIDHDTCHISGTIAHVAIDNKYAGYIIISDEIKNDSIEAVNKLKSLGIKNLIMLTGDNKDIADEVSRKIGIKEYYAELLPENKVSILEKLMNQKDKKDKIIFVGDGINDAPVLARADIGISMGNLGSDAAIETSDIVIMDDSLTKISEAIKIAKKTKIILIQNIIFALGIKVLFIFLGFIGIATMWEAVFGDMGVAIIAIFNSTRALKD
- a CDS encoding anaerobic ribonucleoside-triphosphate reductase activating protein codes for the protein MNRNEFEIESRKFKKKIIAGILPLSLNDYPGEIASVIFFQGCNLNCFYCHNRELIKEKEGNFDIEYALSFIKMRKNFITAVVLSGGEPLVHWRILPSFIKEIKNIRKDLKIKLDTNGVFLDKLGEMIQSKDISLDKIAIDIKGDQKFYEGSLKNKDFYFHIEKLIDFINNLLDQQINRNRIILRSTIFSPVFNKDFLIYLFSKIKGNVNFYFQSMKNVGEFDKFNKINKWEFYNLINNNFVYKIILEKKFNIFYDLVKIIS